In the genome of Euleptes europaea isolate rEulEur1 chromosome 7, rEulEur1.hap1, whole genome shotgun sequence, one region contains:
- the EIF4A3 gene encoding eukaryotic initiation factor 4A-III, protein MSGTTGGATGSARKRLLKEEDMTKVEFETSEEVDVTPTFDTMGLREDLLRGIYAYGFEKPSAIQQRAIKQIIKGRDVIAQSQSGTGKTATFSISVLQCLDIQVRETQALILAPTRELAVQIQKGLLALGDYMNVQCHACIGGTNVGEDIRKLDYGQHVVAGTPGRVFDMIRRRSLRTRAIKMLVLDEADEMLNKGFKEQIYDVYRYLPPATQVVLISATLPHEILEMTNKFMTDPIRILVKRDELTLEGIKQFFVAVEREEWKFDTLCDLYDTLTITQAVIFCNTKRKVDWLTEKMREANFTVSSMHGDMPQKERESIMKEFRSGASRVLISTDVWARGLDVPQVSLIINYDLPNNRELYIHRIGRSGRYGRKGVAINFVKNDDIRILRDIEQYYSTQIDEMPMNVADLI, encoded by the exons ATGTCGGGGACTACGGGCGGCGCGACGGGCTCGGCCCGAAAACGGCTCCTAAAGGAGGAGGACATGACCAAGGTGGAGTTCGAGACGAGCGAAGAGGTGGACGTCACCCCCACCTTCGACACCATGGGCCTGCGCGAGGACCTGCTGCGCGGCATCTACGCCTACG GTTTTGAGAAGCCTTCCGCTATCCAGCAAAGAGCAATCAAACAGATCATTAAAGGGAGAGATGTGATTGCGCA ATCACAGTCTGGAACAGGAAAAACAGCAACATTTTCCATCTCTGTTCTACAGTGTCTGGACATCCAG GTTCGTGAAACCCAAGCATTGATTTTGGCACCTACTAGGGAATTGGCAGTACAAATTCAGAAG GGTCTTCTTGCTCTTGGTGACTACATGAATGTCCAGTGTCATGCTTGTATTGGGGGAACCAATGTTGGCGAGGACATCAGAAAACTGGATTATGGACAGCATGTTGTTGCTGGCACACCAGGGCGTGTATTTG ATATGATTCGTCGTAGAAGTCTAAGGACTCGAGCTATCAAAATGTTAGTTTTGGATGAAGCTGATGAGATGCTGAATAAAG gttttaaagaacagatcTATGATGTGTACAGATACCTTCCCCCAGCAACACAGGTGGTTCTGATCAGTGCCACTTTACCACACGAGATCTTGGAGATGACAAACAAATTCATGACTGACCCCATCCGCATCCTGGTGAAACG TGATGAGTTGACTCTTGAAGGGATCAAACAGTTTTTTGTGGCTGTAGAGAGAGAGGAATGGAAATTTGATACCTTGTGCGACCTGTATGACACCCTCACTATCACACAGGCAGTCATCTTCTGTAATACCAAAAGGAAG GTCGACTGGCTAACTGAGAAGATGAGAGAAGCTAACTTCACTGTTTCATCAATGCATGGTGACATGCCCCAGAAGGAGAGGGAATCCATTATGAAAGAATTCAGATCAGGGGCTAG ccgAGTCCTTATTTCTACAGATGTTTGGGCCAGAGGCTTGGATGTACCTCAGGTGTCCTTAATTATTAACTATGATCTACCCAACAACAGAGAATTGTATATACACAG gatcGGTAGATCAGGTCGCTATGGTCGGAAAGGTGTCGCCATCAACTTTGTAAAGAACGATGACATTCGTATTCTGCGAGACATTGAACAGTACTATTCTACCCAGATTGATGAAATGCCCATGAATG TTGCTGATCTTATTTGA